Proteins from one Belonocnema kinseyi isolate 2016_QV_RU_SX_M_011 chromosome 8, B_treatae_v1, whole genome shotgun sequence genomic window:
- the LOC117178521 gene encoding uncharacterized protein DDB_G0286299-like, which yields MYLMFKQGGHRPGRIGRKPGKTGEPKERRENREKVERIGRKPREPIESRQNKNWENREIVGRFGRIGRGFGESGKPGESEDPCESGEPGESRENREKAAKIGRRSIEPRESRENRDKRKSGELEECWNNLEKVERIGRTGIGRKTRESQESRENWEKVERTERNAGEPRESRENREKPARTGRMSREPRESRENREQVERIGRKLRESGESWENRENVRIGRKPGKSEENREKVKRTGRIGRTGRKSREPIDSRENSEKVGRIGRTGRNPGEPRECR from the exons ATgtacctaat GTTTAAACAGGGTGGCCACCGGCCCGGAAGAATCGGGAGAAAGCCGGGAAAAACGGGAGAACCAAAAGAACGTCGGGAGAATCGGGAGAAAGTCGAGAGAATCGGGAGAAAGCCGAGAGAACCGATAGAAAGCCGCCAGAATA AGAATTGGGAGAACCGGGAGATAGTCGGGAGATTCGGAAGAATCGGGAGAGGGTTTGGAGAATCGGGAAAGCCGGGAGAATCGGAAGACCCATGTGAATCAGGAGAACCAGGAGAAAGTCGAGAGAATCGAGAGAAAGCCGCTAAAATCGGGAGAAGGTCGATAGAACCGAGAGAAAGTCGGGAGAACCGGGATAAA AGAAAGTCGGGAGAATTGGAAGAATGTTGGAATAATCTGGAGAAAGTCGAGAGAATCGGAAGAACCGGGATCGGGAGAAAGACGAGAGAATCGCAAGAAAGCCGGGAGAATTGGGAGAAAGTCGAGAGAACCGAGAGAAATGCGGGAGAACCGAGAGAAAGTCGAGAGAATCGGGAGAAACCTGCTAGAACTGGGAGAATGTCGAGAGAACCGAGAGAAAGCCGCGAGAACCGGGAGCAAGTCGAGAGAATCGGGAGAAAGCTG AGAGAATCGGGAGAAAGCTGGGAGAACCGGGAGAATGTGAGAATCGGCAGAAAGCCGGGAAAAAGTGAGGAGAATCGGGAGAAAGTGAAGAGAACCGGGAGAATCGGAAGAACCGGGAGAAAGTCAAGAGAACCAATAGACAGCCGGGAGAACAGTGAGAAAGTTGGGAGAATCGGAAGAACCGGGAGAAATCCGGGAGAACCGAGAGAATGTCGATAG